In one Musa acuminata AAA Group cultivar baxijiao chromosome BXJ2-5, Cavendish_Baxijiao_AAA, whole genome shotgun sequence genomic region, the following are encoded:
- the LOC135613266 gene encoding F-box protein SKIP23-like encodes MADWANLPADLIRCIHGCLEDLMDQINFRCVCVSWQHAVEGNPHHQLRPLPPWLILPVSGHGGGYTLLPSVDLVSYAKRRRCKNIRLPWESTDDGLVLMGSVAGWVVAADQTAELHLLNPITGAHARLPSITTLPAIAAVLQTDGRVTGYLFRISPYLVYETSCESTRCMLYDKVTVCSSSSDSWTTMIVFYHGRLAFASAGDERWSLLPTENESRACHVTYHRGKFYSLHNDGSVSAWNLTDGASPRVSFNVQPPRLIDVSILDDYLVGSGDDLLRVSRWTDRVEGDGDEHRTLRFRVFRLDESGWVALQSLGERAVFVGSNRGISLSTVAFPEFKADCVLLRQERCGGYMPPKTWTHPASWCEHTES; translated from the coding sequence ATGGCGGACTGGGCGAACCTTCCTGCGGACTTGATCAGGTGTATCCATGGATGTCTAGAAGATCTAATGGATCAGATCAACTTTAGGTGTGTCTGCGTTTCGTGGCAGCATGCCGTGGAGGGGAACCCTCACCATCAGCTTAGGCCTCTTCCCCCGTGGCTGATTCTCCCCGTCAGTGGTCATGGCGGTGGCTATACTTTACTCCCATCGGTCGACCTCGTCAGCTACGCCAAGAGAAGAAGGTGTAAGAATATCCGTCTCCCGTGGGAGTCCACGGACGACGGATTGGTGCTGATGGGATCCGTTGCCGGATGGGTGGTTGCGGCCGACCAGACGGCCGAGTTGCATCTGCTAAATCCCATCACCGGAGCGCATGCCCGCCTCCCATCCATCACTACCCTCCCGGCCATCGCTGCAGTACTACAGACCGATGGACGAGTCACCGGCTATCTCTTTCGTATCTCACCGTATCTGGTATACGAGACCAGCTGCGAGTCCACGCGATGCATGCTCTACGACAAGGTAACCGTGTGCTCCTCCTCTTCAGACTCATGGACGACGATGATCGTGTTCTACCATGGCCGGTTGGCCTTCGCCAGTGCAGGGGACGAGCGGTGGTCTTTGCTGCCGACAGAAAACGAGAGTCGGGCGTGCCACGTGACGTACCACAGGGGGAAATTCTACTCGTTGCACAACGATGGGTCGGTCAGCGCTTGGAATCTCACAGACGGCGCGTCGCCTCGAGTCAGCTTCAACGTCCAACCCCCGCGGCTGATCGACGTATCCATACTGGACGACTACCTGGTGGGATCAGGAGACGACCTGCTACGGGTATCGAGGTGGACGGATCGGGTTGAGGGAGACGGAGACGAACACAGAACGCTAAGGTTCCGAGTGTTCAGGCTGGATGAGAGCGGATGGGTGGCCCTGCAAAGCTTGGGTGAGCGAGCAGTGTTTGTAGGGTCGAACCGCGGTATCTCGCTCTCTACGGTGGCGTTCCCCGAGTTCAAAGCAGACTGTGTCTTACTACGCCAAGAACGGTGTGGTGGGTATATGCCACCTAAAACATGGACTCATCCTGCCTCATGGTGCGAGCATACCGAATCTTAA
- the LOC135613267 gene encoding F-box protein SKIP23-like, which yields MADWAYLPADLIRCIHGCLEDLMDQINFRCVCVSWQHAVEGNPHRHLRPLPPWLILPVTGHGGGYTLLPSVDLVSYAERRRRKNIRLPWESTDDGLVLMGSAAGWVVAADQTAELHLLNPITGAHVRLPSITTLPAIAAVLQTDGRVTGYLFRVSPNLVHETSCESTRYMLYDKVTVCSSSSDSWTTMIVFYHGRLAFASAGDERWSLLPTENESWACHVTYHRGKFYSLHNDGSVSAWNLTDGASPRVSFNVQPPRLIDVSILDDFLVGSGDDLLRVSRWTDRLEADEHRTLRFRVFRLDESGWVALQSLGERAVFVGSNRGISLSTVAFPEFKADCVYYAKNGVVGICHLKDGLILPHGASIPNLEDGFIVPDYMYSWPPPIWFTPRAC from the coding sequence ATGGCGGACTGGGCGTACCTTCCTGCGGACTTGATCAGGTGTATCCATGGATGTCTGGAAGATCTAATGGATCAGATCAACTTTAGGTGTGTCTGCGTTTCGTGGCAGCATGCCGTGGAGGGGAACCCTCACCGTCACCTTCGCCCTCTTCCCCCGTGGCTGATTCTCCCCGTCACTGGTCATGGCGGTGGTTATACTTTACTCCCATCGGTCGACCTCGTCAGCTACGCCGAGAGAAGAAGGCGTAAGAATATCCGTCTCCCGTGGGAGTCCACGGACGACGGATTGGTGCTGATGGGATCCGCTGCCGGATGGGTGGTTGCGGCCGACCAGACGGCCGAGTTGCATCTGCTAAATCCCATCACCGGAGCGCATGTCCGCCTCCCATCCATCACTACCCTCCCGGCCATCGCAGCCGTACTACAGACCGATGGACGAGTCACCGGCTATCTCTTTCGTGTCTCACCGAATCTTGTACACGAGACCAGCTGCGAGTCCACGCGATACATGCTCTACGACAAGGTAACCGTGTGCTCCTCCTCTTCAGACTCATGGACGACGATGATCGTGTTCTACCATGGCCGGTTGGCCTTCGCAAGTGCAGGGGACGAGCGGTGGTCTTTGCTGCCGACAGAAAACGAGAGTTGGGCGTGCCACGTGACGTACCACAGGGGGAAATTCTACTCTCTGCACAACGATGGGTCGGTCAGCGCTTGGAATCTCACAGACGGCGCATCGCCTCGAGTCAGCTTCAACGTCCAACCCCCGCGGCTGATCGACGTATCCATACTGGACGACTTCCTGGTGGGATCAGGAGACGACCTGCTACGGGTATCGAGGTGGACGGATCGGCTTGAGGCAGACGAACACAGAACGCTAAGGTTCCGAGTGTTCAGGCTGGATGAGAGCGGATGGGTGGCCCTGCAAAGCTTGGGTGAGCGAGCAGTGTTTGTAGGGTCGAACCGCGGTATCTCGCTCTCTACGGTGGCGTTCCCCGAGTTCAAAGCAGACTGTGTCTACTACGCCAAGAACGGTGTCGTGGGTATATGCCACCTAAAAGATGGACTCATCCTGCCTCATGGTGCGAGCATACCGAATCTTGAAGATGGTTTTATCGTGCCCGATTACATGTATAGCTGGCCGCCTCCTATCTGGTTCACACCACGTGCTTGCTGA